One region of Bradyrhizobium diazoefficiens genomic DNA includes:
- a CDS encoding CaiB/BaiF CoA-transferase family protein, which translates to MPGPLHGVRVLDLTGVVSGPFATMFLADQGADVLKIEPIGGDITRRSRATIDKEGEFSALFISSNRGKRSLSIDVKSAAGREVLTRLVAQADVLVQNFRPGTMERLGLGVQELRQLHPRLIYVSISGVGDTGPYVKKRVYDPIVQGLSGFADIQSQPVTNRPQMIRTIVCDKTTAVFTAQAVAAALYAREKTGQGDHIQVAMLDAMISYLWPEGMMQYTVVGAEAAAADPNDRPDLVFKTSDGYITAGTISDSEWQGFCRACGDPELAKDLRFATPATRSVNATARINKMAEYISQHTTAEWLERLDAADVPCAPILRRGEIIHNEQVVARGLITEFDQPKVGRVRQPKPAARFDVNQAAIGGPAPRVGEHSREVLRDLGYDDAAIDKMIAERAVRVAV; encoded by the coding sequence ATGCCCGGTCCACTTCACGGCGTTCGGGTGCTCGATTTGACCGGCGTTGTGTCGGGTCCATTCGCGACCATGTTTCTGGCGGATCAGGGCGCCGACGTGCTGAAAATCGAGCCGATCGGCGGCGACATTACCCGCCGCAGCCGTGCCACCATCGACAAGGAAGGCGAGTTCTCCGCGCTGTTCATCTCCTCGAATCGAGGAAAGCGCTCGCTGTCGATCGACGTCAAGAGTGCGGCGGGGCGCGAGGTGCTCACCCGGCTGGTCGCGCAGGCCGATGTCCTGGTGCAGAATTTCCGGCCAGGGACCATGGAACGTCTTGGTCTCGGCGTTCAGGAGCTGCGCCAGCTCCATCCGCGCCTGATCTACGTCTCGATCAGCGGCGTCGGCGATACCGGTCCATATGTCAAGAAGCGCGTCTATGATCCGATCGTTCAGGGACTCTCCGGCTTCGCCGACATCCAGTCGCAGCCGGTGACGAACCGGCCACAGATGATCCGCACCATCGTCTGCGACAAGACCACCGCGGTGTTCACCGCGCAGGCGGTGGCGGCGGCACTGTATGCACGCGAGAAGACGGGGCAGGGCGATCATATCCAGGTGGCGATGCTGGATGCGATGATCTCCTATCTGTGGCCGGAAGGGATGATGCAATACACCGTGGTCGGCGCCGAGGCGGCCGCCGCCGATCCGAACGACCGGCCGGATCTCGTGTTCAAGACCAGCGACGGCTATATCACCGCGGGCACCATCTCCGATTCCGAATGGCAGGGTTTTTGCCGCGCTTGCGGCGATCCCGAACTTGCCAAGGATCTCCGCTTCGCAACGCCGGCGACGCGTTCGGTCAATGCCACCGCGCGGATCAACAAGATGGCGGAATATATCAGCCAGCATACGACGGCCGAGTGGCTGGAGCGCCTGGACGCCGCAGATGTGCCTTGCGCGCCGATCCTGCGGCGGGGCGAGATCATCCACAATGAACAGGTCGTCGCGCGCGGCCTCATCACCGAATTCGACCAGCCGAAGGTCGGCCGGGTGCGGCAGCCCAAGCCGGCAGCCCGGTTCGATGTCAACCAGGCCGCGATTGGCGGGCCCGCGCCCCGGGTCGGCGAGCACTCGCGCGAGGTGCTGCGCGATCTCGGCTATGACGATGCCGCCATCGACAAGATGATTGCCGAGCGCGCCGTGCGCGTGGCCGTTTAA
- a CDS encoding AMP-binding protein yields MSTTALTFAPREVSIERRADGTLILSSPLAWEPCDWRITDFLPRWAEAVPDRIFLAQRNAKGEWDEITYGDAWTQVQAVGQSLIDMGAKPADKLAVLSGNSIENAVISFAAMSIGVVLAPISPNYTLMPGGLARLKDIAQVLRPSFVFVQSGRDFSAGRAIPELAAATWTSVDGAPDTVPFKVLTDRTGSEGFARASREVPCDAVAKILFTSGSTGFPKGVLNTHRMMASSLQMGSLLVSPPAAPVQVEWLPWHHTMGSNVILHGILKNGGTLYIDNGRPLPQLFHKTIANLREISPTAMFNVPAGYNLLCDAVEKDHDLGASVFKRMDRLSYAGAAISQGTLEKLYRLTSSITGRSIPVMSGYGTTETAPTISTTHWATDQPGEIGLPAPGLQLKLIPVTDTYEVRVKGPNVTPGYLGQPELTEKAFDEEGFYRIGDTVSFLDPQKPERGLRFTGRISENFKLSNGTWVAIGNMRAAILAATRGVLLDIVVAGENREACALLCWLNPSEAARISSGQAGDLTCDPGVIQFLKDRFQEYNETVGSSERICSFSLLKDPPSMAAGEITDKAYVNQRAVLKVRSEQVERLYANEPCRDVVLV; encoded by the coding sequence ATGTCGACGACGGCACTGACGTTTGCACCACGAGAGGTTTCCATCGAGCGCCGGGCAGACGGCACGCTCATCTTGAGTTCGCCTCTCGCGTGGGAACCGTGCGATTGGCGCATCACGGATTTTCTGCCACGCTGGGCCGAAGCCGTCCCGGACCGGATTTTCCTCGCGCAGCGCAACGCGAAGGGCGAATGGGACGAGATCACCTATGGAGATGCGTGGACGCAGGTTCAGGCGGTCGGCCAAAGCCTGATCGACATGGGCGCAAAGCCGGCCGACAAGCTCGCGGTCCTGTCGGGAAACTCCATCGAGAACGCGGTGATCTCGTTTGCGGCGATGTCGATCGGGGTCGTTCTGGCGCCGATCTCGCCAAACTACACGCTGATGCCCGGCGGACTGGCACGGCTCAAGGACATCGCCCAAGTGCTGCGCCCGAGTTTCGTGTTCGTCCAGAGCGGTCGCGACTTTTCCGCCGGTCGCGCCATTCCCGAACTGGCCGCCGCGACCTGGACCAGCGTCGATGGTGCGCCGGACACGGTGCCTTTCAAGGTTCTGACCGATCGGACCGGGAGCGAGGGATTCGCGCGCGCCTCGCGCGAGGTGCCTTGCGACGCAGTCGCCAAGATCCTCTTCACTTCCGGCTCGACCGGCTTTCCCAAAGGGGTGCTCAATACCCACCGGATGATGGCAAGCTCCCTGCAAATGGGGAGCCTGCTCGTATCACCTCCGGCTGCCCCGGTGCAGGTTGAATGGCTGCCCTGGCACCATACGATGGGCAGCAACGTCATCCTTCACGGCATTCTGAAGAATGGCGGAACGCTCTATATCGACAACGGCCGGCCGTTGCCGCAGCTCTTTCACAAGACCATTGCCAATCTCAGGGAGATTTCGCCGACCGCGATGTTCAACGTGCCTGCGGGCTACAATCTCTTATGCGACGCGGTCGAGAAGGACCACGACCTCGGGGCCAGCGTGTTCAAGCGGATGGATCGTTTGAGCTACGCCGGCGCTGCAATTTCGCAAGGCACGCTTGAAAAACTCTACCGGCTGACATCGTCGATCACGGGCCGGTCAATTCCTGTCATGTCAGGCTACGGCACGACCGAAACCGCCCCGACGATCAGTACGACCCACTGGGCTACGGATCAGCCGGGGGAGATTGGCCTTCCCGCGCCGGGACTTCAGCTCAAGCTGATTCCCGTCACCGATACTTACGAGGTCAGGGTCAAGGGACCCAACGTCACGCCCGGTTATCTCGGCCAACCGGAGTTGACGGAAAAGGCTTTCGATGAAGAGGGCTTCTATCGCATCGGCGATACCGTCTCGTTTCTGGACCCGCAGAAGCCGGAGCGGGGTCTTCGCTTTACCGGCAGAATCTCCGAGAATTTCAAGCTCTCGAACGGCACCTGGGTGGCGATCGGCAATATGCGCGCGGCAATCCTGGCCGCGACCCGCGGCGTCCTGCTCGATATCGTCGTTGCGGGCGAAAACCGCGAGGCGTGCGCGCTGCTCTGCTGGCTGAATCCGAGCGAGGCGGCAAGAATCTCGAGCGGCCAAGCCGGCGATTTGACCTGCGATCCTGGCGTGATTCAGTTCCTGAAGGATCGTTTTCAGGAGTATAACGAGACGGTCGGGAGCAGCGAAAGGATCTGTTCGTTCTCGCTGCTGAAGGATCCGCCATCAATGGCCGCGGGAGAAATCACCGACAAGGCCTATGTCAACCAACGTGCCGTGCTGAAAGTTCGCTCCGAACAGGTTGAGCGCCTCTACGCCAACGAACCGTGCCGCGATGTGGTCTTGGTGTGA
- the lipB gene encoding lipoyl(octanoyl) transferase LipB encodes MVNSPQNLRQDRRQDLDLTSFSAPGGEPVEWRISDAPVPYPGAITAMEARVAAIAAGEAPELVWLLEHPPLYTSGTSGKDSDLLDPRFPTFATGRGGQLTYHGPGQRVAYIMLDLKRRRPDVRAYVASLEELILKTLAAFNIRGERREDRVGVWVKRPDKGEGHEDKIAAIGVRLKRWVSFHGIAINVEPELSHFAGIVPCGVADSRYGVTSLVDLGQLVTMADVDIALRQAFEELFGPTKALVPEAAA; translated from the coding sequence ATGGTTAATTCACCGCAAAACCTCCGCCAAGATCGGCGTCAAGACCTCGATTTGACGTCGTTTTCCGCCCCTGGCGGCGAGCCGGTCGAATGGCGGATTTCGGACGCGCCGGTGCCTTATCCGGGAGCCATCACCGCCATGGAGGCCCGCGTCGCCGCGATCGCGGCAGGCGAGGCCCCGGAGCTCGTGTGGCTGCTCGAACATCCTCCGCTGTACACTTCCGGCACCTCGGGCAAGGATTCCGACCTGCTCGATCCCCGATTCCCGACCTTTGCCACCGGGCGCGGCGGACAGCTCACCTATCACGGCCCCGGACAGCGGGTGGCCTACATCATGCTCGACCTCAAGCGCCGCCGCCCGGACGTGCGGGCCTATGTCGCAAGCCTCGAGGAACTGATTCTGAAGACGCTCGCCGCCTTCAACATCCGCGGCGAGCGGCGCGAGGACCGGGTCGGCGTCTGGGTGAAGCGCCCGGACAAGGGCGAGGGGCACGAGGACAAGATCGCGGCGATCGGCGTCAGGCTGAAGCGGTGGGTCTCGTTCCACGGAATCGCCATCAACGTCGAGCCGGAGCTTTCGCATTTCGCCGGCATCGTGCCCTGCGGCGTCGCCGACTCCCGATACGGAGTCACTTCGCTGGTGGACCTCGGCCAGCTCGTCACTATGGCCGATGTCGACATCGCGCTCCGACAGGCGTTTGAGGAGCTGTTCGGGCCGACCAAAGCACTGGTGCCGGAAGCGGCGGCTTAG
- a CDS encoding PAS domain-containing sensor histidine kinase, which yields MVQKSSQQRDLFESERSFRLLVEGVADYALYMLDPAGIITSWNSGGERIKGYSSAEIVGQHFSRFYTEVDRANGKPARALGIARDKGRYEEEGWRVRKDGTFFWASVVIDPIFEHGQLIGFAKITRDITERRDTQLKLEAMQKQLAESQKFDALGQLTGGVAHDFNNLLMIISGSLHILKRGAIDDAKLQRAISAIETATKRGAALTGQLLTFARRQSVNPQAIDFAERIASIREVLEAGVGSSVRLAFDIDRDVWPITTDASELETALLNLVINARDAMPDGGTVTISARNVVLNETLLTGEFVAIDIADTGLGIPSDVVDKIFEPFFTTKPIGKGTGLGLSQVHGFAHQAGGTVRVASELGKGTTFTILLPRGEDAPVREATEARSLRGSGTVLLVEDNPEVAIVSIGLLEQLGYHVRRVPDAESALRELEHNGVDFVFSDIVMPGKMDGLTLAHRLRQIRPDLPILLATGYSEAAAGVRGDFPILRKPYEIHELSEAIAKLPR from the coding sequence ATGGTTCAAAAGTCTAGTCAACAGAGAGACTTGTTCGAAAGTGAACGCAGTTTCCGGCTGTTGGTTGAAGGGGTTGCCGACTACGCCCTCTACATGCTCGACCCCGCCGGCATCATCACCAGCTGGAATAGCGGCGGCGAGCGCATCAAGGGCTATTCCTCCGCAGAGATCGTCGGCCAGCACTTTTCGCGCTTCTACACCGAGGTGGACCGGGCCAACGGCAAGCCCGCCCGGGCGCTTGGCATTGCCCGGGACAAGGGCCGCTACGAGGAGGAAGGCTGGCGCGTCCGCAAGGACGGCACCTTCTTCTGGGCAAGCGTCGTGATCGACCCGATCTTCGAGCACGGCCAGCTCATCGGCTTTGCCAAGATCACGCGCGATATCACCGAGCGGCGCGACACGCAGCTCAAGCTCGAAGCGATGCAGAAGCAACTCGCCGAGTCCCAGAAATTCGACGCGCTCGGCCAGCTCACGGGCGGGGTCGCCCACGACTTTAACAACCTCCTGATGATCATCAGCGGCAGCCTCCACATCCTAAAGAGGGGCGCGATCGACGACGCCAAGCTCCAGCGCGCGATTTCCGCGATCGAAACCGCGACCAAGCGCGGCGCGGCGCTGACGGGGCAGCTCCTGACCTTCGCGCGGCGGCAGAGCGTCAATCCTCAGGCGATCGATTTCGCTGAGCGTATCGCTTCGATCCGCGAGGTGCTTGAAGCCGGCGTCGGCAGCTCCGTGCGCCTCGCCTTCGACATCGATCGCGATGTCTGGCCGATCACGACCGACGCTTCCGAACTCGAGACGGCCCTGCTCAATCTCGTCATCAACGCCCGCGATGCGATGCCCGATGGCGGCACGGTGACGATCAGCGCACGCAACGTCGTGCTGAACGAGACGCTGCTGACTGGCGAGTTCGTCGCGATCGACATCGCCGACACCGGGCTTGGTATCCCCTCCGACGTCGTCGACAAGATTTTCGAGCCGTTCTTCACGACCAAGCCGATCGGCAAAGGCACGGGTCTCGGCCTGTCGCAGGTGCATGGCTTCGCGCATCAGGCCGGCGGCACCGTGAGGGTCGCAAGCGAGCTCGGCAAGGGCACGACCTTCACCATTCTGCTGCCGCGCGGAGAGGATGCGCCGGTGCGCGAGGCAACGGAAGCACGGTCGCTCCGCGGCAGCGGCACGGTGCTGCTGGTCGAGGACAATCCGGAAGTCGCCATTGTCAGCATCGGCCTTCTGGAACAGCTCGGCTACCATGTTCGCCGCGTTCCCGACGCCGAGTCCGCACTGCGCGAACTCGAGCACAACGGCGTCGACTTCGTCTTCTCCGACATCGTGATGCCCGGCAAGATGGACGGGCTCACCCTCGCCCATCGTTTGCGCCAGATCCGCCCCGACCTGCCGATCCTGCTCGCCACAGGCTACAGCGAAGCCGCGGCCGGCGTCCGCGGCGACTTCCCGATCCTGCGCAAACCGTACGAAATCCACGAGCTCAGCGAGGCGATCGCGAAGCTGCCGCGGTGA
- a CDS encoding 4-oxalocrotonate tautomerase family protein, translating into MPLITVSYTTPRQPPSLKADIANAVSELTARILHKDPKVTAIIVKSVDAGDWFAGGRSLAEQKLASYWIDIHVTEGTNTKDEKAAYLAAMFKRMAEILGPLHPETYLHVDEVKGDAYGFGGLTQERRYIAGKLEVSLAAA; encoded by the coding sequence ATGCCCCTGATCACTGTGTCCTACACCACGCCTCGCCAGCCGCCGTCGCTGAAGGCCGACATCGCCAACGCCGTGTCCGAACTCACCGCCAGGATTCTGCACAAGGATCCCAAGGTCACCGCCATCATCGTGAAATCGGTCGACGCCGGCGACTGGTTCGCCGGCGGCCGGTCGCTCGCCGAGCAAAAGCTCGCGAGCTACTGGATCGACATCCATGTCACCGAGGGCACCAACACCAAGGACGAGAAGGCGGCCTATCTCGCTGCCATGTTCAAGCGCATGGCCGAGATTTTGGGCCCGCTGCATCCCGAGACCTATCTGCATGTCGACGAGGTCAAGGGCGATGCCTATGGCTTCGGCGGCCTGACCCAGGAACGGCGCTACATCGCCGGAAAGCTCGAGGTGTCGCTAGCTGCGGCGTGA
- a CDS encoding MarR family winged helix-turn-helix transcriptional regulator, translated as MARLPKLMSTDRATTGYNLRPLVRDSFVEISVGENDRRERIVSVTKQGHKTDACALAAWRRAQTAFEDTMGEREAADMRDLMDRIVDVPLPASSPSREPVCRSRIERAPPRGRSIGSAKEILEKLQSCRSQADQEKMIAIFFFDFASSR; from the coding sequence ATGGCGCGGCTCCCCAAGCTGATGTCGACGGATCGTGCGACCACGGGGTATAACCTGAGGCCGCTCGTGCGCGACAGTTTCGTTGAGATTTCGGTCGGCGAGAATGACCGCCGGGAGCGCATCGTCAGCGTCACAAAGCAGGGACATAAGACGGATGCCTGCGCGCTGGCCGCATGGCGACGCGCGCAGACAGCCTTTGAAGACACTATGGGCGAACGGGAAGCCGCCGATATGCGTGATCTGATGGACCGGATCGTTGACGTCCCTCTTCCCGCCTCCAGTCCATCACGTGAGCCAGTGTGCCGTTCCAGGATCGAGCGCGCACCGCCTCGAGGCCGCAGCATTGGAAGCGCTAAAGAAATCCTTGAGAAACTGCAGAGCTGTCGCAGCCAAGCCGATCAAGAGAAAATGATCGCCATCTTCTTCTTCGACTTCGCTAGCTCACGATGA
- a CDS encoding 2-hydroxychromene-2-carboxylate isomerase produces MTLKVEFQFDFGSPNAYLAETAIPGIEQRSGVKFTYVPVLLGGIYKATGNMSPFDSLRGIKNKPEYQALETQRFIRRHNITKFHQNPFFPVNTLMLMRGAVAAQFEGTFEPYFRAAYHHMWEEPKKMDDLEIFRSAFISSGIDVDRLMARAQQDDVKKRLIDLTNDAVSRGAFGSPTFFVGKEMFFGKDQLRDVEESIVEQTRQPVPKSA; encoded by the coding sequence ATGACCTTGAAGGTTGAATTCCAATTCGATTTCGGTAGTCCGAACGCCTACCTGGCCGAAACGGCCATTCCGGGCATTGAGCAGCGCAGCGGCGTGAAGTTCACCTACGTCCCGGTCCTGCTGGGCGGAATTTACAAAGCGACCGGCAACATGTCGCCGTTCGATTCTCTTCGCGGGATCAAGAACAAGCCGGAATATCAGGCGCTGGAGACCCAGCGCTTCATCCGACGCCACAACATCACGAAATTTCACCAGAATCCCTTCTTTCCGGTCAACACCTTGATGCTGATGCGCGGCGCTGTCGCCGCCCAGTTCGAGGGCACGTTCGAGCCCTATTTTCGCGCCGCCTATCATCATATGTGGGAAGAGCCGAAAAAGATGGACGACCTCGAAATCTTTCGCAGCGCGTTTATCTCCTCGGGCATCGATGTCGACCGGCTGATGGCGCGCGCACAGCAGGATGACGTCAAGAAACGGCTGATCGATCTGACCAACGATGCCGTCAGCCGGGGAGCATTCGGCTCTCCGACGTTCTTCGTTGGCAAGGAGATGTTCTTCGGCAAGGACCAGCTCCGCGACGTCGAGGAGTCCATCGTCGAGCAAACCAGACAGCCCGTTCCCAAGTCGGCCTGA
- a CDS encoding DNA helicase, whose amino-acid sequence MRLSAPIYHLKRKAKRLSREEGIPLHDALDRVATAEGFSAWSMLAAKAAALTPANKLFPQFKPGDVVLVGARPGQGKTLMSLELAVEAMKSGHRAAFFSLEYTERDVLDRLRATGVDPARVADMFEVDCSDAISADYVVKQMAASPRGTVVVIDYLQLLDQRRENPDLTIQVRALKSFARDKGLIVVFISQIDRSYDPSVKPCPDLDDVRLPNPLDLKLFDKTCFLNKSEVQFRAAG is encoded by the coding sequence ATGAGACTGTCTGCACCCATCTATCATCTGAAGCGTAAAGCAAAACGCCTGTCCCGCGAGGAAGGCATCCCGCTCCACGACGCACTGGACCGCGTCGCCACGGCCGAAGGCTTTTCCGCCTGGAGCATGCTCGCAGCGAAAGCCGCCGCACTGACGCCAGCCAATAAGCTGTTCCCGCAATTCAAGCCGGGCGACGTGGTGCTGGTCGGGGCACGCCCCGGTCAGGGCAAGACTTTGATGAGCCTCGAACTCGCCGTGGAGGCGATGAAGTCGGGCCATCGTGCCGCGTTCTTCTCGCTTGAATACACCGAGAGAGACGTGCTGGACCGCTTGCGGGCGACCGGCGTGGACCCGGCGCGAGTCGCCGATATGTTCGAGGTCGACTGCTCCGACGCGATCAGCGCCGATTACGTCGTCAAGCAGATGGCCGCGTCCCCTCGCGGCACGGTCGTGGTGATCGACTATCTGCAACTGCTCGACCAGCGGCGCGAGAACCCCGATTTGACCATTCAAGTGCGCGCGCTGAAGTCGTTCGCGCGCGACAAGGGACTGATCGTCGTCTTCATCTCGCAAATTGATCGGTCGTATGATCCCTCCGTCAAGCCCTGCCCCGATCTCGACGATGTCCGATTGCCGAACCCATTGGACCTGAAGCTGTTCGACAAGACGTGCTTCCTGAACAAGTCCGAGGTTCAGTTCCGCGCGGCAGGCTGA
- a CDS encoding ABC transporter substrate-binding protein — protein MLAKWKSLAALALLLSSPAFAADEQGVTATEIKIGGVYPFSGPASSIGLVGKGLIAYIQSINDRGGINGRKINYIAYDDAYSPPKAVEHVRKLVESDEVAFMFGQLGTPGLSATAKYLRAKGVPSIAIISGSSKFTDVASYPLTTTGLVSYDTEGKIYAKYLTKALPNAKYAILYQNDDLGKDYVNAFKAFLGKDYDRKVVSASYEVTEPTVDSQITTLKSSGAEALMIAGTPKFAAQAIRQASVIGWKATVIINFPSGSVGGTLAPAGLEKSVGVIVGTINKDVVDPTWKDDPAMQTYRAFLDKYLPGVDITNGSYLTGYQQGILLEQILKQCSNDLSRKNVLAQAKNLRDFVVPTALPGIRVNTSETENMIWTQMRLQRWTGSTWEAFSEVLDARSE, from the coding sequence ATGTTGGCGAAATGGAAGAGTCTTGCGGCTCTGGCTTTGCTTTTGAGCAGTCCGGCGTTCGCAGCCGACGAGCAAGGAGTGACCGCGACCGAGATCAAGATCGGCGGGGTATATCCATTCAGCGGACCTGCGTCCTCGATCGGTCTCGTAGGCAAGGGCCTTATCGCCTACATTCAATCGATAAATGACCGCGGTGGTATCAACGGCCGCAAGATTAACTACATCGCCTATGACGACGCCTACAGTCCTCCGAAAGCGGTGGAGCACGTCCGCAAGCTCGTCGAGAGCGATGAAGTGGCGTTCATGTTCGGCCAGCTCGGCACGCCCGGCCTTTCGGCCACGGCAAAATACCTGCGGGCGAAAGGGGTGCCCAGCATCGCCATCATCAGCGGTTCGTCGAAGTTCACTGACGTCGCGAGCTACCCGCTGACGACGACGGGCCTCGTCAGCTACGACACTGAAGGAAAGATCTACGCCAAGTATTTGACCAAGGCGCTGCCGAACGCAAAGTACGCGATCCTTTATCAGAACGACGATCTCGGCAAAGACTACGTCAATGCCTTCAAAGCGTTTCTCGGCAAGGACTACGATCGAAAGGTCGTCAGCGCGTCCTATGAGGTCACGGAGCCGACCGTCGATTCGCAGATCACAACTCTGAAAAGCTCCGGTGCCGAGGCCCTGATGATCGCGGGAACGCCGAAATTCGCCGCGCAGGCGATCCGGCAAGCTTCTGTGATCGGCTGGAAGGCGACGGTGATCATCAACTTTCCGTCCGGTTCGGTCGGCGGCACGCTCGCGCCGGCTGGCCTCGAGAAATCAGTGGGCGTGATCGTCGGGACCATCAACAAGGACGTCGTGGATCCGACCTGGAAGGACGATCCCGCCATGCAGACCTATCGGGCGTTTCTCGACAAGTACCTGCCCGGCGTCGATATCACCAACGGCAGCTATCTCACCGGCTATCAGCAAGGCATCCTGCTCGAGCAGATCCTGAAACAATGCAGCAATGATCTGTCGCGCAAGAACGTTCTGGCACAGGCCAAGAACCTCAGGGATTTCGTCGTCCCGACCGCGTTGCCCGGGATCAGGGTGAACACCAGCGAAACCGAGAACATGATCTGGACGCAGATGCGGCTGCAGCGGTGGACCGGCTCGACCTGGGAAGCCTTCAGCGAGGTGTTGGACGCCAGGTCCGAGTGA
- a CDS encoding LysR substrate-binding domain-containing protein, with product MTATLDIATVQAFLLVADLQSFTRAAEVLGTTQAAVSLKLQRLEMLLGKRLVERSPRAVRLTTEGAAFLDRARALIAAHDRALSGEIPAAQSLSLGISDHAAGPELVPLLERLHAISANLTLAVTIGFSREMQDAYDAGELDAVIVRQEGSRRGGEKLTEDEFGWFASRRFTLPKGEALPLATLAPPCGVRAIAVRALDKAGITWRERFVGGGVTAVVAAARAGLAIAPLAWRIAPPGLVDIGPAHKLPKLGSSKVMLHSKVSDPAKLAALRAVAATFRSVAAT from the coding sequence ATGACAGCCACACTCGATATCGCCACCGTCCAGGCCTTCCTGCTGGTCGCCGACCTCCAGAGCTTTACCCGTGCCGCCGAGGTGCTTGGCACGACGCAGGCCGCCGTCAGCCTCAAGCTGCAACGGCTGGAGATGCTGCTGGGCAAACGCCTCGTCGAACGCTCGCCGCGCGCGGTCCGGCTCACCACCGAAGGTGCAGCGTTCCTCGATCGCGCCCGTGCGCTGATCGCGGCGCATGATCGCGCGCTATCTGGTGAGATACCGGCCGCGCAATCGCTTTCGCTCGGCATTTCCGACCACGCCGCTGGCCCCGAACTGGTGCCGCTGCTCGAACGCCTGCACGCGATTTCGGCAAATCTCACCCTCGCCGTCACCATCGGCTTCTCGCGCGAGATGCAGGATGCCTACGACGCGGGCGAGCTGGATGCAGTGATCGTCCGCCAGGAAGGCAGTCGGCGCGGCGGCGAGAAGCTGACCGAGGACGAGTTCGGCTGGTTCGCGTCGCGACGCTTCACACTGCCCAAGGGCGAAGCACTGCCGCTCGCGACGCTCGCCCCGCCCTGCGGCGTCCGCGCCATTGCCGTGCGCGCGCTCGACAAAGCCGGCATCACCTGGCGCGAGCGCTTTGTTGGCGGCGGCGTCACGGCGGTGGTCGCAGCCGCGCGCGCCGGACTTGCGATCGCGCCGCTGGCCTGGCGGATCGCACCGCCCGGGTTGGTCGACATCGGGCCTGCGCACAAGCTGCCAAAGCTCGGTAGCTCCAAGGTGATGCTGCATTCGAAGGTTAGCGATCCGGCCAAGCTTGCGGCGCTGCGCGCGGTGGCGGCGACGTTTCGAAGTGTAGCCGCCACCTGA
- a CDS encoding FliM/FliN family flagellar motor switch protein — translation MPTLDKVTVDLMVVLGTTTMPIHQVLRLSRGAIIELDATEADEVKVLANNLPVASGVVLVDRNRIAVEVKQMLPRTAGTR, via the coding sequence GTGCCTACTCTCGATAAAGTCACCGTGGATCTCATGGTCGTCCTCGGGACGACCACCATGCCGATCCATCAAGTATTACGTCTTTCCCGCGGCGCCATCATCGAGCTGGACGCAACCGAGGCCGACGAGGTCAAGGTTCTCGCCAACAATCTGCCGGTGGCCTCCGGCGTGGTGCTGGTCGACCGCAACCGGATCGCCGTCGAGGTCAAGCAGATGCTGCCGCGCACGGCAGGCACGCGGTAG
- a CDS encoding helix-turn-helix domain-containing protein, with product MKWKELEEEPCSMARTIGVIGDRWTLLILRECFLRTRRFEGFQSALGITRHLLAERLKKLVRQGILRRIPYQESPKRHEYILTQKGLDLYPIMMAIVHWGDTHMVDERGRPLLHQHRKCGKDFDPVMVCSECGEPLSAKEVHTHPGPGARGGLIEKSAPETGKTPESRKTKARSRAA from the coding sequence ATGAAGTGGAAAGAACTCGAGGAAGAGCCGTGCTCGATGGCCCGGACCATCGGCGTGATCGGCGATCGCTGGACGCTCCTGATCTTGCGTGAGTGCTTCCTGCGCACGCGCCGCTTCGAGGGATTCCAGTCGGCGCTGGGAATCACACGGCACTTGCTCGCCGAGCGGCTGAAAAAACTGGTTCGGCAGGGCATCCTGCGCCGCATTCCGTACCAGGAATCGCCCAAGCGCCACGAATATATCCTGACTCAGAAGGGCCTCGACCTCTATCCGATCATGATGGCGATCGTGCATTGGGGTGATACTCATATGGTCGACGAGCGCGGCCGCCCCTTGCTGCACCAGCACCGCAAATGCGGAAAGGACTTCGATCCGGTCATGGTGTGCTCCGAATGCGGCGAGCCGCTGTCGGCCAAGGAGGTTCACACTCACCCGGGGCCGGGTGCCCGCGGCGGCCTGATTGAGAAAAGCGCGCCGGAGACCGGAAAGACGCCGGAGAGCAGGAAGACAAAGGCACGCTCACGCGCCGCTTGA